In Porphyrobacter sp. LM 6, one DNA window encodes the following:
- a CDS encoding lysophospholipid acyltransferase family protein: MPHEHTRKPTLLSRIVRRFILFIYHLKGWKIDGGLPKQLKKYVIAGAPHTSNWDFVFFTGATHEEGIQPNFMGKHTLFQGIMRNFMFDMGGIPVDRRKSANATQQIAEEFARRDHLALVIAAEGTRKTDGKWKSGFYHIARAANVPIVPAFADNANMVLSFGPPMIPTGNYGEDLLKIAEWFRAKMPDYERFKVLEQQARDIIAGKNDV, encoded by the coding sequence TTGCCGCACGAACATACTCGCAAGCCCACGCTGCTGTCTCGCATCGTGCGCCGGTTCATTCTGTTCATCTACCACCTCAAAGGCTGGAAGATCGATGGCGGGTTGCCCAAGCAGCTCAAGAAATATGTGATCGCCGGCGCACCGCACACCTCGAACTGGGACTTCGTGTTCTTCACCGGCGCGACGCATGAAGAGGGCATCCAGCCCAACTTCATGGGCAAGCACACGCTGTTTCAGGGGATCATGCGGAACTTCATGTTCGACATGGGCGGCATCCCGGTCGATCGGCGAAAAAGCGCCAACGCTACCCAGCAAATCGCCGAGGAATTCGCCCGTCGGGACCATCTGGCGCTTGTGATTGCCGCTGAGGGCACGCGCAAGACCGATGGCAAGTGGAAGTCCGGTTTCTATCACATCGCCCGCGCCGCCAACGTGCCGATCGTTCCGGCCTTTGCCGACAATGCCAATATGGTGCTGAGCTTCGGTCCGCCGATGATCCCGACCGGCAATTACGGCGAGGACCTGCTCAAGATCGCCGAATGGTTCCGCGCGAAGATGCCCGATTACGAACGCTTCAAGGTGCTGGAACAACAGGCACGCGATATCATTGCGGGGAAGAATGATGTTTGA